gggaattccacaaattcacaactctctgggtgaaaaaagttttttcttacctcagtcttaaatggcctcccctttattctaagactgtggcccctggttctggactcgcccaacattgggaacattttccctgcatctagcttgtccagtccttttataattttatatgtttctataagatgccccctcatccttctaaactctagtgaatacaagcctagtcttttcaatctttcctcatatgacagtcccgccatcccaaggatcaatctcgtgaacctacgctgcactgcctcaatcacaaggatgtcctttctcaaattaggagaccaaaactgtacacaatactccagatgtgatcattCTTAATAGTTACTGTATGTAATGTGTTGTCACTTGTGAGCagagcaccgaggcaaattccttgtatgtgtggacatagttggccaataaacttattcaatcaTTCAAAGTCTGAACTAATATCTGAAGAATTGGTCTCGatgccgaaacgtcatctattccttttgcccagaggtgctgcctgacaggctgagtttctccagcattttgtgtcgcaaCTAAATAAAATCTTGCTGCTTGTTTGAGCTTGCTCTGCGCAAGCTGGGCTTTAACCAGAGCCCCTGTCTTCATCAGAGAAGCTTGgacgaaggggggggggagaagataatacgttattgtcTTCCATCGCAGTGCGCTGCGTTCCTTGTTACTTTTTTGAtacgactgtatggcaaatcaaattcctaatTGCGATTAcatgtgatggcgggactgtctgtcatatgaggaaagattgaaaagactaggcttgtattcactggagtttagaaggatgaggggatatcttatagaaacatataaaattataaaaggactggacaagctagatgcaggaaaaattgttcgagtccagaaccaggggccacagtcttagaataaaggggaggccatttaagactgaggtgagaaaaaactttttcacccagagagttgtgaatttgtggaattccctgccacagagggcagtggaggccaaatcactggatggatttaagagagagttaggggctagggtctagtggaatcaagggatatggggagaaggcaggcatgggtttattgatttgggacgatcagtcatgatcacaatgtctctctggctgactcgaagggccgaatggcttccgcctgcacctatttgctatgtttaagaaggaagtgcaatgctggaaaatcgaaggtagacaatattgggaacatttttcctgcatctagcttgtccagtccttttataattttatatgtttctataagatatcccctcatccttctaaactccaagtctagtcttttcaatctttcatagaaacatagaaacatagaaattaggtgcaggagtaggccattcggcccttcgagcctgcaccgccattcaatatgatcatggctgatcatccaactcagtatcccgtacctgccttctctccataccctctgatccccttagccacaagggccacatctaactccctcttaaatatagccaatgaactggcctcgactaccctctgtggcagggagttccagagattcaccactctctgtgtgaaaaaagttcttctcatctcggttttaaaggattacccccttatccttaagctgtgaccccttgtcctggacttccccaacatcgggagcaatcttcctgcatctagcctgtccatccccttaagaattttgtaagtttctataagatcccctctcaatctcctaaattctagagagtataaaccaagtctatccagtctttcttcataagacagtcctgacatcccaggaatcagtctggtgaaccttctctgcactccctctatggcaataatgtccttcctcagatttggagaccaaaactgtacgcaatactccaggtgtggtctcaccaagaccctgtacaactgcagtagaacctccctgctcctatactcaaatccttttgctatgaaagctaacataccattcgctttcttcactgcctgctgcacctgcatgcccactttcaatgactggtgtaccatgacacccaggtctcgctgcatctccccttttcctagtcggccaccattcctcatatgacagtcccgccatcccatgtaATTGCAATTAGGAATTTGCAAtttgtctattttctatgtttctaatgacaGTGACAAGGGTGCTTGCTACAGGAAAGGCGAGCTGATTCTAGAGGCAGCCCTCCTCAACCTACCTTCCTCGCCTCTTGGATGGCGGTCCTCACTATTTGCTTGATGAAAGGGTCGTTGTTCTTGGGGGGGTGCATGTAGACAGTGGCTCTGGTGATCCCCCGATAAGCCACATGCTCCGTCCAACCCATGTCCAAGTCTGGGATCGGGACATCGCTCTTCTCCGGCCAGTAGGTCAGGGAGTCTTCGCTCTCCCCTTCCTTGCTTCGGGGAGCGTCGCCCCGTTCCTCCTTGTACTTCTCGCAGCTCCGGGAGATTTCCCTCGCCTCCTTGGAAGAGATGAACTCCTTCACGCCCAGTTTGTTGGTCACTTTGCTGAAATCCGTGGCCCCGGACACCAGCAGTTCCTCCAGGGCTAAACGCTGCGACTCGCAGTAGAAGAATTGTGGATTCTTATCGTTGATGTTGGCGTTAATGTGATTGTCATCCAAACACATCAACTGGGAGTCGGCCATGTCGCCAGGtgactctctgtctgtctgtctctctctctctgtctctccgacCCACTTCTAACTTACCTGGATGACGTGTTAGGCAGAAACAGGTTAGGCAGTAAATTAGCCTCTGTTGTAAGATGTCGTCAGTCAACTAGACTGACCTATCACACTGGTAAGTAGGCAGGATTTTATGTAAAGGTGTGTCTCAAATCAAGAATGAAACCTTACCTCTTAAGCAGaacactgagtgtgtgtgtgtgtgtggaaactggAGCCAGAGCCATACGTgaaagagggcggtggaggcaggttctctggatactttcaagagagatctagatagggctcttaaagatagcagagtcaggggatatggggagaaggcaggaacggggtactgatttggggatgatcagccatgattgcattgaatggcagtgctggctcgaagggccgaatggcctactcctgcacctattgactattgtctattgtcatacaacgtggaaacaggcacttcacttcagcccacactggccaacacgccccatctacactagtcccacctgcctgcgcctgcCCCATATCCTAACctacactatccatgtacctgtctaactgttctttaaacgttgcgatagtctcaactgcctcctccggcagctcgtttcatacacccaccaccctttgtgtaaaattgttatccctcaggttcctataaaatctctacccctcccctcacattaaacctatgaacTCTGTTTCTCgactcccctattctgggcaaaatagacaatagacaataggtgtaggagtaggccattcggccctttgtgtccatcttctataTAAAATCATCTTTCAggcccctattaaatcttccccccctcaccttaaactatgtccGCTCAATCTCAATCGCGCAAGATTGttgagggcttggacacgctagaggcaggaaacatgttcccgatgttgggggagtccagaaccaggggccacggtttaagaataaggggtaagccatttagaactgagacgaggaaacactttttctcacagagagttgtgagtctgtggaattctctgcctcagagggcggtggaggccggttctctggatactttcaagagagagctagatagggctcttaaagatagcggagtcaggggataatggggagaaggcaggaacggggtactgattggggatgaccagccatgatcacattaaatggcggtgctggctcgaaggcccgaatggcctactcctgcacctattgcctattgtctatttacaattttacagaagccaaatctgcacatctttggggtgtgggaggaagccggagcacccggagaaaacccacgtggtcacagggagaacgtacaaactccgtacagacagcacccatggttaggatcgaacccgggtctctggcgctgtgaggcagcaattttcCCGCTGTGCCAGTGTTCTGGGGAATTCTTCATCATCTCTGAGGAATGTCGTTTGTCGACAAAAGCACTTCCGTTTAGAAAGTGGTTTgctttttgcttcagattccatcGTCATAGTCACCATTTAACACCCAATCCTAATTGTCCCTGGGAAGATAGTGGTCACCTTCTTTCTTGAACCATGCAGATGAAGGTTGCTTCCATAGCGTTCCTGGAGGATGGCCCAGATTTATTCCCAGCGGGGATATTGGATATGAGATATATTTCATACTTTGGACGGGTTATGGAATgattcatcggcggtcactcgaaacgtgtATGACAGTCCTCCTgtgcgcctgtgcgtgactttgtttaacgtggagagactggtgcacagacagccaccttgacagatctgggtcaggatccagcggcatggaatccaagacgaccggagacccttttctgctgcagccttcatccgccttcccagccgttgtgacgctccactattgaaacatagaagattatcaagggcttggacacactagaggcaggaaacatgttcccgatgttgggggagtccagaaccaggggccacagtttaagaataaggagtaagccatttagaacggagacgaggaaacacattttctacagagagtggtgagtctgtggaattctctgcatcagagggcggtggaggccagttctctggatgctttcaagagagagctagatagggctcttaaagatagcggagtcaggggatatggggagaaggcagaaacggggtactgattggggatgatcagccatgatcacattgaatggcggtgctggctcgaagggccgaatggcctcctcctgcacctattgtctattgtctattgactactcTGGGGAAATTTACCCGAACAACACCTCTCATGATGttgagatcacccttcatcctcctgcgctccaaggaataaagtcccttcCTGtaaaacctctccctgtagctcaggccctcgagtcctggcaacatcctcgtaaaatcttctctgcgccatttccagctagacaacatctttcctctaacatggtgaccagaacagTGGTAAACAAATAGCAAGTGTTGGCAatgtttagcaggtcaggcagccagaGAGAATAAAAGGGTTATCGCCCAaacattatgtttaagaaggaactgcagatgctggaaaatcgaaggtggacaaaaacgctggagaaactcagcgggtgcagcagcatctatggagcgaaggaaataggcgacgtctgaagaagggtctcgacccaaaacgttgcctatttccttcgctccatagatgctgcttcacccactgagttttgcCCAAACATTGCATCTGTTTTGTTCTTTGAGGATGCTGCTTTACCAGCTCAGCATTTGTCGGGTTTTTTTAACCAAATCTTTTAAGTTTGGTATAAACCTCCCCAGGGATTGAAAAAAGTCTTAACAAACCACTAATCTTTTTGCTGCTgaatcagaccaaacacttcaccTTTTTGTTTATTTGCATGTGGCGTTGGAGTTGTTTGAACCACTTAGTCTGCTGACTAATTATTTGATTAACTTATCAATTTGCTATGAATTTTAAAATATAACCGGGAAATGCTGTGAAAATTtgccaggtcaggcagtgtcactTCACAAAACGAACTCATCTGTTTGTTGaaagaaggattgaaggatccagcacagaaacaggcccttcggcccaccgagtccacgccaaccagcgatctcccattcacactagttgtagaaggtacaggagcctgaagactgcaacgtccaggttcagaaatagctacttccccacagccatcaagctattaaactcaactgaaacaaatctttgaacactaatagaccattatctgtttatttgcactgtatctgcttatttattgatgtgtgtatatatttatataatggtgtacgaacacactgatatgttctgtattcatgccactatattctgttatgctgatgCGAAGCATATTGACATATCACAATAAACTCTCTGGACTTGACTTGATTATGCTGACAGTGccatgggaggaccgtctggaggaggcccacgagaggaagatggccaagtatgaagagctggtcatagactgccgtaagcagggctggaaggcaaggtgtatgcccatcgaggttggctgcagaggttttgcagggcaatcactctacaaagccttgagtgcactgggcatcagtggagtggcgaggagaagggccatcaagaacaccacagaggcagcggagaaggcctcgagatggctctggatcaggagagaaggtctatggggaggagcgaatgccacctgaacacaagtcgtggtctgatcaaccatggcCGGGCCGCCTGGGTGAGGCCGGGtcgccaatgaccccaggttacatcactgatgatgtgttcaggagcatctatagatgtatttgtatcaatgttAACCAACATtcacatccactgcctacacactagggggcaatttacagagggccaattgatctacaatcccgcacgtcttggggatgtgggggtacccaggggaaacccaggcggtcacagggagaacgtgcaaactccacagaggcagCATCCCGAGGTCAggttggaacctgggtctctggctctgtgaggcaacagctccaccagctatgtgactgtgctgccatttgtgtgagtgtgtgtgtgtgctcagaTACTTTTTGAATAGTTTTATTATTGTCCCTTAAATATGCTGTGATCAACTTCCTCTCCTCAACCACCAGTAAGTCACCGGTCAAAATGATTCAAATGCAAATTATTATacgtagaaactgcagatgctgctttacaaaaaaaaaaacagagtgctggagtaactcagcgagtcagactgcATCCGTGgaaaaaaggattggtgacgttttggatcgggacccttcttcggacatattgggatgtgggagtaaaccggaacacccggggatacagggagaacgtgcaaactccacacagacagcactcgaggtatttagtttagtttactttagagatacagcacggaaacaggcccttcggcccatcgggtccgcgacgaccagcaaccaagccaattaacctacaaatctgtacgtctttggagtgtgggagaaaaccagagatctcggagaaatcccacgcaggtcacgaggagaacgtacaaactccgtacagacagcacccgtagtcggaaacgaacccgggtctccagcgctgcattcgctgtgaggcagcaactctaccgctgcaccaccatgaccgccccATTATTGTTAATGATTTCTTACTAACCAGAGTTAATGTGGGTGAGTGAGAAGGATTTGGGACAGTGGGCTTGGTTTCTCCATCAAAGAGCTAAAGGCCTTCCATAATGGTGCAAATGTCTCTCTGTTCAAGCAAGGCTTCCATTGTACCAGGGCCTCAACGTACTtgcccacatgacaataaactcaacttggctCAACTTGGCTTCATGGAAGTTTATTGTGGAAAGGCCATTGAGTGACAAACTTGGTTTAATTtacagatacatcatggaaacgagCAGGATACTTAAggatgtggctctagaaatcgtggatgcattggtgataattttccaatgttctatggactcaggatcagttcctgtggattggagggtagctaatgtcatcccaccttttaagaaaggtgggagagagaaaacagggaattatagaccagtaagcctgacatcggtagtggggaagatgctggagtcaattataaaagatgaaatagccgcacatttggatagcagtaacaggatcggtctgagttagcatggatttacgaaggggaaatcatgcttgactaatcttctggaattttttgaagatgtaactaggaaaatggacaagggagagccagtggatgtagtgtacctggactttcagaaagcatttgataaggtcccacataggagattagtgggcaaaattagggcacatggtattgggggtagagtgctgacatggatagaaaattggttggcagacaggaaacaaagagtagggattaacgggtccctttaagaatggcaggcagtgactagtggggtaccgcaaggctcggtgctgggaccgcagctatttacaatatacatcgatgatttggatgaagggattcaatgtaacattagcaaatttgcagatgataagggtgtcaagtgttattggggggaaggcaggagaatgggagggaaagatagatcagccatgattgaatgacggagtagactcgatgggtcgaatggcctaattctgctcctatatcttatgaacgTACGAACTTCCAAGCTTGGTGGGACTGAGCAGCCCGACGTCAGGATTCCCAGGTTCAAATAAAGATCATTTAAGCAAGGAAATTCTCAATGGGAACTGGTTCTGCCTATTCCTCCGGACTGCCCTTGATCGGACcttgccggctttaccttgcactaaacgttattccctgatcacgtatctaaacactgtaaatggcccgattgtaatcatgtattgtctttccgctgactggatagcacgcaacaaaagtcagagggtggtggtgaatctgtggagttctttgccactgaaggctgtggaggccaagtcggtggatatatttaaggcaggaatggatggattcttgattagtaaggatgaggagaatggggttaggagggagcgatagatcagccatggttgaatagacttgatgggccgaatggcctaattctactcctatcccttatgactaacagcttttctctgtaactcggtacacgtgacaatgaactaaatcgGTTCTATGATCCAGAGACATCACACACCACAACGATTTAGAAAGTTCACGAGAAGGCAAATAGTTTATTGACCGCTGTTTTGCGGGAAGGGAGAGGAAAGGCCGACGCTCCGGACGGAGGCAGGCGGAACGTCACTGGTTGATGGACGACACGTAGTTACTGGGGAAGAGGCCGACCTGCCCCCGCAGGCTGCCCTTCCACCACGAGGGGTCCGTGGTGTCCAGCACCTCGATAATCTCGCCACACTTGAACTCCAGCTCGTCGTCAGCCTCGGCTGCGAAATCGAACATGGCGCGTACACGCCTGGCCTTctgcggagagggagagggagagggagagggagaggcggtTATGATGTCGCTGGACCAACGCCCTAGGTTTCctgcacccccccgccccccatcccccaccgtgCTGGTGGCTGGGCCCCCCTCTTTGCTCTGCCCTCTCTTTGCCCACAATCCTGTGCCCTCTCTTTCTGCACACCCCTGTGCCCTCTCTTTGCCCACTTTCCTTCAATATCTACTTAAATCTCCTTTGGAAATTCCTCTTCCTGTCCATTTCAGGCAGGGAGTTCCACACCATTGCGGACCTCTGTGTCAGGAAGTTTCCCCACATCATCAATGGTGCTTAAGGCATGTAAACGATGCGATGGAGACTTATTTATgtaggccctctgtaaaattgtcccgaatgtaggatattgctagtgtgcaggatgaagggcctgtttccacgctcgatGTCAAAAACCAAAACTTAAACTGAAActaaagaaccagagggcataggtttaaggtgagaggggaaagatttaatggcagccagaggggcaacttttttcacacagagggcggtgggtttatggaacgagctgaaggggatgtaattgaggcaggttctataacaacatttaggaCATTTGGACACgcacatggatagggcaagtttagaggggtgtgggactagtgtagatgcagaATGTTGGTtggtctgggccgaagggcctgtttccaagctatttGACTCTAAGATTGTATGACtctaacatttgggcaggtacatggacagggctggtttagagggatatgggccaaaggtgggcaggtgggactggtgtagatggggcatgttggtcagcatgtgtgAGTTGGGCCGTGGGGtgtgtgtttccgtgctgtgtgactctaatgGGGATTTGACGCAGGGCCTCCAGCTGGACTTACCTGCATGGGTGGACAGTCGCTGACCTTCCTGGCCACCGGTGGACCCTCCTGGAAAGGCGGCTGCGGGCTACAGGACTGCCGGAACCGAGGCGAACCTTCACCGAAGGACGGCTGTGGCATGCCTCCTCTCCGGATGGAGGCCTCATTGGAATGGCCGCCGAGACCCAGCGAGGCCGGCATCCGCGGTTCCGGCATCCGCGGCTCTGGCACCCGGCAATCCGGAGCCCTGGATTCCAGCATCCGAGGGCTCGGCATCCGGCAACCGGAAGCCCGGGATTCCAGAATCCGAGGGATCGGCGTCCGGGAATCCGCCAGGCGAGGGTTTAGAATCCGGGAATCCGGCCGAGGGTCCGGCATTCTCGGGTTCGCCATGCGGGAATCTGGCATTCCCAAATCCGGCATTCCCAAATCCATCATCCGGGGAACCAGCATTCGGGGTTCCGGGATTCGGGGATCCGGCATTCGGGAATCCGGCATTCGGGAATCCGGCATTCGGGGTTCCGGGATTCGGGAATCCGGGATTCGGGAATCCGGCATTCGGGAATCCGGCATTCGGGAATCCGGCATTCGGTAATCCAGCATTCGGGAATCCAGCTTTCGGGAATCTGACATTCGGGAATCGGGAATTCCAGAATCCATCATTCGGGGGGCTAACATTCGGGAGCCCGGCATCCGTGGATCCGGCATTTGGGATTCAGGGTTTCGGTAGTCCTGCATCCGTGCGCCCGCCGTCCGCGGCTCAAGGGGGATGTGGCCTCCCTGCAAAATAAAGACAAGTTCTTCAAAAGTTTTACTTATTGGCTTGACACGAGTTAAACGTACCGTGGAAGCGGTGAGAAATGCGCAGTTCCAGACGCCTCGCGCGTAGGTAGGGGAGTGGGTAGGTCGGAGGATGCCCTgcataggaagggactgcagttgctggtttacaccgaagatggacacaaaaaatgctgcagtaactcagcgaggcagggggtagcatctctggagagaaggaatgggctgaggggaaagtgacaacgaggcattttgatttctgtaacttcaaataacccttgcttttcctctctctctgtctctccccgtcTCGAGTTCTCCGActggtttcactgtcatcctgattaattttactgtttgtttgCCTcggtgtcaccttcccctcagccaacaatgaacctttTTACATTTCCTCTGTCattatctgctttgatctgtccttttcacaccttacctctgtgcccttccatatctctagtttccttctcccctgacccgtcacccaatccttccctccaaagatgtttcctgtcccactgagtcactccagcattttgtgtctatcttcagtggatgtcctgtctattgtctattgtctatcgggctcttaaaaatagcggaatcaggggatatggggagaaggcaggaacggggtactgattggggatgatcatccatgatcacattgaatggcggtgctggctcgaagggccgaatggcctactcctgcacctattgtctatggtcatgGTTGGTTTGCTCCCGGGCCTGGCCAAGCCGGCCATCACGGCACCAGGCAGACGAGGGTTGGCTCTGCCCGAGTCGACTGCCTGCTCCTTCTCCGGGGTTACGTCTGTGCCCGGGTGTCCCTTGAAAAAGAACACATAGCGGGGTTGCGGGACCACTGGGCACCACGGGGCATTGACTGTATCCTGGatcaggattgtaatatagtaatTTGATATTCATTAGTAAGGAACACTTGGcaatcttgtattatggtggtggatgTTTTGTTATTGTTGTGTAAATATGATTGcaaataattttatacatttagtTTTGATAATAATAAAAATCACATTTCCACTGCCTCATTCTCCCTCCAGTCTCTGATTCCCTGAgtatacaatagacaattgacaatagacaataggtgcaggagtaggccattcggccccttgagccagcaccaccattcaacgtgatcatggttgatcatccccaatcagtaccactttcctgccttctccccatatctcctgactccgctatttttaagagccctatctagctctctcttgaaagtatccagagaacctgcctccaccgccctctgatgcagagaattccacagactcaccactctctgtgagaaaaagtgtttcctcgtctccgttctaaatggcttaccccttattcttaaactgtggcccctggttctggactcccccaatatcgggaacatgtttcctgcctctagcgtgtccaagcccttaacaatcttataagtttccgtgctgtaatt
This DNA window, taken from Amblyraja radiata isolate CabotCenter1 chromosome 38, sAmbRad1.1.pri, whole genome shotgun sequence, encodes the following:
- the LOC116966957 gene encoding periaxin-like, giving the protein MEAVAKYEFTGAGEDELSFRKDDILKVLSTEDDWYKAEIHGEEGFVPKNYIEINFPSWYHAGIARNEAECILLEQDVGAFLIRASQSAKNEFSISVRHQDDVQHFKVLRDGKGHYFLWSEKFESLNKLVEYYKVSSISKTTQIYLRDGKKETKGGHIPLEPRTAGARMQDYRNPESQMPDPRMPGSRMLAPRMMDSGIPDSRMSDSRKLDSRMLDYRMPDSRMPDSRMPDSRIPDSRIPEPRMPDSRMPDSRMPDPRIPEPRMLVPRMMDLGMPDLGMPDSRMANPRMPDPRPDSRILNPRLADSRTPIPRILESRASGCRMPSPRMLESRAPDCRVPEPRMPEPRMPASLGLGGHSNEASIRRGGMPQPSFGEGSPRFRQSCSPQPPFQEGPPVARKVSDCPPMQKARRVRAMFDFAAEADDELEFKCGEIIEVLDTTDPSWWKGSLRGQVGLFPSNYVSSINQ